Proteins encoded by one window of Pseudomonas tructae:
- a CDS encoding GTPase/DUF3482 domain-containing protein, producing MTKPLKLAVVGHTNVGKTSLLRTLTRDVGFGEVSHRPSTTRHVEGARLSVDGEPLLELYDTPGLEDAIALLDYLERLERPGERLDGPARLERFLQGSEARQRFEQEAKVLRQLLASDAGLYVIDAREPVLAKYRDELEVLAGCGKPLLPVLNFVASSDHREADWREALARLGLHALVRFDSVAPPEDGERRLYESLALMLENSRGALQRLIDDQQAQRQARRESAKRLVADLLLDCAACRRSVIAEAGAEAVAIETLRREVRQREQRCVEALLKLYAFRKEDATSSDLPLLDGRWGDDLFNPETLKLLGVRLGSGVAAGAAAGAGVDLLVGGLTLGAAALAGAIAGGALQTARSYGSRLLGKLKGQRELTVDDSVLRLLALRQHQLIHALDARGHAAMERIKLATPQEQTWREGKLPEALSKARAHPQWSSLNPGARVNQAERQEQIDALVQEL from the coding sequence TGCGCACCCTGACCCGTGATGTCGGTTTCGGTGAAGTGTCCCATCGGCCGAGCACCACCCGTCATGTCGAGGGCGCACGCCTGTCGGTGGACGGTGAGCCACTGCTGGAGCTCTACGACACGCCGGGGCTGGAAGATGCAATCGCCCTGCTCGACTACCTTGAGCGCCTGGAGCGTCCGGGCGAGCGCCTCGATGGCCCGGCGCGGCTGGAGCGTTTTCTGCAAGGTAGCGAGGCACGCCAGCGTTTCGAGCAAGAGGCCAAGGTGCTGCGTCAGTTGCTCGCCAGTGATGCCGGCCTGTACGTGATTGATGCCCGCGAACCGGTACTGGCCAAGTACCGCGACGAGCTGGAAGTGCTGGCCGGCTGCGGCAAGCCGCTGTTGCCGGTGCTCAACTTCGTCGCCAGCAGCGACCATCGCGAAGCCGACTGGCGCGAAGCGCTGGCGCGCCTGGGATTGCACGCACTGGTGCGCTTCGACAGCGTCGCACCGCCCGAAGACGGCGAACGCCGCCTGTACGAAAGCCTGGCCTTGATGCTGGAAAACTCCCGTGGCGCGCTGCAACGCCTGATCGACGATCAGCAGGCCCAGCGCCAGGCCCGGCGTGAGAGCGCCAAGCGTCTGGTCGCCGACTTGCTGCTCGACTGCGCCGCCTGCCGGCGCAGCGTGATCGCCGAAGCTGGCGCCGAAGCCGTAGCCATAGAGACCTTGCGCCGCGAAGTGCGTCAGCGCGAACAACGCTGTGTCGAAGCACTGCTCAAGCTCTATGCCTTTCGCAAGGAAGACGCCACCAGCAGCGACCTGCCCCTGCTCGATGGACGCTGGGGCGATGACCTGTTCAACCCGGAAACCCTCAAGTTGCTCGGCGTACGCCTGGGCAGTGGTGTGGCGGCGGGTGCAGCGGCCGGGGCGGGCGTCGACCTGCTGGTTGGCGGCTTGACCCTCGGTGCTGCGGCGCTGGCCGGGGCTATTGCCGGTGGTGCCCTGCAGACCGCCCGCAGCTATGGCTCGCGCCTGCTCGGCAAGCTCAAGGGCCAGCGCGAGTTGACGGTGGATGACAGCGTGTTGCGCCTGTTGGCGTTGCGTCAGCATCAGCTGATTCACGCGCTCGATGCCCGGGGTCATGCGGCCATGGAGCGGATCAAGCTGGCGACGCCACAGGAGCAGACCTGGCGTGAAGGCAAGCTGCCGGAGGCGCTGAGCAAGGCCCGGGCGCATCCGCAGTGGTCATCGCTCAATCCGGGAGCACGGGTGAATCAGGCGGAACGCCAGGAGCAGATTGATGCGCTAGTGCAAGAGCTTTAG
- a CDS encoding putative 2-aminoethylphosphonate ABC transporter permease subunit encodes MAAPLAMPIAHAKAAQRSGVSLGDRLFVVGGKGLLLLFLTVAVLIPLLAIFWRGFSSDAGQGGGLVAARELFASANFHWLLGNSLKVSISVAAIVVPLAYLFAYALQRTLIPGKRIWRGISLLPLLAPSMLPAIALVYLFGNQGLLRGLLSDNIYGFWGIVLGEAIYTFPHALMILLSALSLADARLFDAASSMGAGPWRAFHSITWPATRQAVFAAFCLVFTLTITDFGVPVVVGGDYQVLALEAYKAVVGQQQFGRGALIGMVLLVPALLSFAVDAWLRRRQGDSMSGRAQVFQPQPSRTRDACFMAVVILICAVLLLVVGMAVYSSLVKFWPYNLSLSLKHYQFDETAGGGWLAYRNSLTMALGTALIGSAVIFTGAYLMEKTKGQRSLNLLLRLLSFVPMAVPGLVLGLGYVFFFNLASNPLHVFYGSMALLVVCTIAHYLTTAQMTATTALRQLDGEFEAAALSLKAPLYRHFLRVTVPICLPALLDIIRYLFVSAMTTVSAAIFLYSPDTILAAVAVLNMDDAGNVGGAAAMSTLILLTSATVSLLLAWASRGLLQRSQAWRQRAPGH; translated from the coding sequence ATGGCGGCGCCACTCGCCATGCCGATCGCCCACGCGAAGGCAGCCCAGCGCTCTGGTGTTTCACTGGGTGATCGACTGTTCGTGGTCGGCGGCAAAGGGTTGCTGCTGCTTTTTCTCACCGTGGCGGTGTTGATTCCACTGCTGGCGATTTTCTGGCGCGGCTTTAGCAGTGATGCCGGCCAGGGCGGCGGCCTGGTGGCCGCCCGCGAATTGTTCGCCAGTGCCAACTTCCACTGGCTGCTGGGCAATAGCCTGAAGGTCTCGATCAGCGTTGCAGCCATCGTCGTTCCGCTGGCTTACCTGTTCGCTTATGCCCTGCAGCGCACGCTGATCCCCGGCAAGCGAATCTGGCGTGGTATTTCACTGCTGCCGCTGCTGGCGCCGTCGATGCTGCCAGCTATCGCCCTGGTTTATCTGTTCGGCAACCAGGGCCTGCTGCGTGGGCTGCTCAGCGACAATATCTATGGCTTCTGGGGCATTGTCCTTGGCGAAGCCATCTACACCTTCCCCCATGCGCTGATGATCCTGCTTTCGGCCCTGTCGCTGGCCGATGCGCGGCTGTTCGACGCAGCTTCGAGCATGGGTGCCGGGCCTTGGCGCGCATTTCACAGCATCACCTGGCCTGCGACCCGGCAGGCGGTGTTCGCCGCGTTCTGCCTGGTGTTCACACTGACCATCACCGACTTTGGCGTGCCGGTGGTGGTGGGTGGCGACTATCAGGTGCTGGCGCTGGAGGCCTACAAGGCCGTGGTCGGCCAGCAGCAGTTTGGCCGCGGTGCCTTGATCGGTATGGTCTTGCTGGTGCCGGCACTGCTCAGTTTCGCCGTCGATGCCTGGCTGCGTCGGCGCCAGGGCGATTCGATGAGCGGCCGGGCCCAGGTGTTCCAGCCACAGCCATCGCGTACTCGCGATGCCTGCTTCATGGCCGTGGTGATCCTGATTTGCGCAGTGCTGTTGCTGGTGGTGGGCATGGCGGTGTACTCATCGCTGGTCAAGTTCTGGCCCTATAACCTGTCGCTGTCGCTCAAGCACTATCAGTTCGACGAAACCGCCGGTGGTGGCTGGCTGGCCTACCGCAACAGCCTGACCATGGCCCTGGGCACGGCGTTGATCGGCAGTGCGGTGATCTTCACCGGCGCCTACCTGATGGAAAAAACCAAGGGCCAGCGCAGCCTGAACCTGCTGCTGCGTCTGCTCAGCTTCGTGCCGATGGCGGTGCCAGGGTTGGTGCTGGGGCTTGGCTACGTGTTCTTCTTCAACCTGGCCAGCAACCCGCTGCATGTGTTCTACGGCAGCATGGCGTTGCTGGTGGTGTGCACCATCGCCCACTACCTGACCACCGCGCAGATGACCGCGACCACCGCCCTGCGCCAGCTCGATGGCGAGTTCGAAGCCGCTGCGCTGTCGCTCAAGGCGCCGCTGTACCGGCACTTTCTGCGGGTCACCGTGCCGATCTGCCTGCCGGCGCTGCTCGACATCATCCGCTACCTGTTCGTCTCGGCCATGACCACGGTGTCGGCGGCGATCTTCCTCTACAGCCCGGACACCATCCTTGCCGCCGTCGCCGTGCTGAACATGGACGATGCCGGCAACGTCGGCGGCGCTGCGGCAATGTCGACCCTGATCCTGCTCACCAGCGCCACCGTTTCGCTGCTCCTGGCCTGGGCCTCGCGCGGCCTGTTGCAACGCTCCCAAGCCTGGCGCCAGCGTGCGCCGGGTCACTGA
- a CDS encoding putative 2-aminoethylphosphonate ABC transporter substrate-binding protein has translation MFKPLALAAAVLTAFSVQATAANTQLTVYTALEAEQLKSYKQAFEKANPDIEIKWVRDSTGIITAKLLAEKDRPQADAVWGLAASSLAILDQQGMLQSYAPKDLGKIGGNYRDAANPPAWVGMDVWAATICFNTIEAEKQGLSKPVSWQDLTKPEYKGKIVMPNPASSGTGFLDVSAWLQTFGEKQGWAYMDGLHQNIGQYVHSGSKPCKLAAAGEFPIGISFEYPAVQLKRQGAPLDIVLPKEGLGWEIEATAVIKGSKNEDAAKRLADFSASPAAMELYKENFAVLAQPGIAKPQTELPADYEQRLIKNDFAWASKNRDSILAEWRKRYDGKSEKVAQQ, from the coding sequence ATGTTCAAGCCACTTGCTCTTGCCGCTGCCGTCCTCACTGCATTCAGCGTGCAGGCCACTGCCGCCAACACCCAGCTGACGGTCTACACCGCGCTTGAAGCCGAACAGCTCAAGAGCTACAAGCAGGCCTTCGAGAAGGCCAACCCGGACATTGAAATCAAGTGGGTGCGTGATTCCACCGGCATCATCACCGCCAAGCTGCTGGCCGAAAAAGATCGCCCGCAAGCCGATGCGGTCTGGGGTCTGGCAGCGTCGAGCCTGGCGATCCTCGACCAACAGGGCATGCTGCAAAGCTATGCCCCGAAAGACCTTGGCAAGATCGGCGGCAACTACCGCGATGCCGCCAACCCGCCGGCCTGGGTGGGTATGGACGTCTGGGCGGCGACCATCTGCTTCAACACCATCGAAGCCGAAAAGCAGGGCCTGAGCAAGCCGGTGAGTTGGCAGGACCTGACCAAGCCTGAGTACAAGGGCAAGATCGTCATGCCTAACCCGGCGTCTTCGGGCACCGGCTTCCTGGACGTCAGCGCCTGGCTGCAGACCTTTGGTGAGAAGCAGGGCTGGGCGTACATGGACGGCCTGCACCAGAACATCGGCCAATACGTTCACTCCGGTTCCAAGCCGTGCAAGCTGGCGGCGGCCGGTGAGTTCCCGATCGGTATCTCCTTCGAATACCCGGCCGTGCAGCTCAAGCGCCAGGGTGCGCCGCTGGACATCGTCTTGCCGAAGGAAGGCCTGGGCTGGGAGATCGAGGCCACCGCGGTGATCAAGGGCAGCAAGAATGAAGACGCAGCCAAGCGCCTGGCCGACTTCTCGGCAAGCCCGGCGGCCATGGAACTGTACAAGGAAAACTTCGCCGTGCTGGCCCAGCCGGGCATCGCCAAACCACAGACCGAACTGCCGGCCGACTACGAGCAGCGCCTGATCAAGAACGACTTCGCCTGGGCGTCGAAGAACCGCGACAGCATCCTGGCCGAGTGGCGCAAGCGCTATGACGGCAAGTCGGAGAAGGTGGCGCAGCAGTAA
- a CDS encoding TIGR03364 family FAD-dependent oxidoreductase, giving the protein MTDLLIVGAGILGLSHAYAAARRGLKVRVFERSATPLGASVRNFGQALVTGQPPGQMLELAKASSGIWKHWAHQAGFELKANGSLLFARTALELELLEAFCAERAQAHDYKIELLSGAALNDLYGGQFRHHRAALRGLQDQQLYSREALPSLIHFLQRALGVQFHFSTLVRGIEPGRVSTTAGEFSARQVVVCSGHDYQTLLAEPIAALQPQVCRLQMLRARPRFKLDLQHALLTGLSCVHYGAFADLPQAQALKAQLQANSPHLLEHGIHLLISPTPHGELIIGDSHAYGSDASPFNAEQVDNWLIELAEQTLGGRIEVVERWQGVYGSGGPGPFSLLQVAPGVSAALMHSGVGMSVGPALAEQHIARLLEEID; this is encoded by the coding sequence ATGACCGATCTACTCATCGTCGGCGCCGGCATCCTCGGCCTGTCCCATGCCTACGCCGCTGCCCGGCGCGGGCTCAAGGTGCGGGTCTTCGAGCGCAGCGCCACACCCCTGGGCGCTTCGGTGCGCAACTTCGGCCAGGCACTGGTTACGGGTCAACCGCCAGGCCAGATGCTCGAACTGGCCAAGGCCAGCAGCGGCATCTGGAAGCACTGGGCGCATCAGGCCGGCTTCGAGCTCAAGGCCAACGGCTCGCTGCTGTTTGCCCGTACCGCGCTGGAGCTGGAACTGCTCGAAGCCTTCTGCGCCGAGCGTGCGCAAGCACATGACTACAAGATCGAGCTGCTCAGCGGCGCCGCCCTGAACGACCTCTACGGCGGCCAGTTCCGTCACCATCGCGCCGCCTTGCGCGGGCTGCAAGACCAGCAGTTGTATTCGCGCGAGGCGCTGCCGAGCCTGATCCACTTCCTGCAGCGGGCGTTGGGTGTACAGTTTCACTTCTCCACGCTGGTGCGTGGTATCGAACCCGGTCGCGTTTCGACCACGGCGGGGGAGTTCAGCGCCAGGCAGGTCGTGGTCTGCTCCGGTCACGACTATCAGACCCTGCTCGCTGAACCTATCGCTGCCTTGCAACCGCAGGTCTGTCGCTTGCAAATGTTGCGCGCCCGGCCACGCTTCAAGCTCGATCTGCAGCACGCACTGCTCACCGGCCTGAGCTGCGTGCACTACGGCGCCTTCGCCGATTTGCCCCAGGCCCAGGCACTCAAAGCGCAACTGCAGGCCAACAGCCCGCACCTGCTGGAGCACGGCATCCATCTGCTGATCAGCCCTACGCCCCACGGTGAGCTGATCATCGGCGACTCCCACGCCTATGGCAGTGATGCATCACCCTTCAACGCCGAACAGGTCGACAACTGGTTGATCGAGCTGGCCGAGCAGACCCTGGGCGGGCGCATCGAGGTGGTCGAGCGCTGGCAGGGCGTCTATGGTTCTGGCGGGCCGGGGCCGTTTTCCCTGCTGCAGGTCGCGCCGGGAGTCAGTGCCGCGCTGATGCACAGCGGCGTCGGCATGAGTGTCGGCCCGGCCCTGGCCGAGCAGCATATCGCCCGTTTGCTGGAGGAGATCGACTAA
- a CDS encoding phosphonate degradation HD-domain oxygenase: MATAEQIVSDVFALYQQHGDEDYIGEPVSQLEHMSQAAQLALAEGYDDEVVLAAFFHDIGHICGGAKGNMGGYGAVSHERVGANYLRRCGFSERLAKLVEYHVEAKRYLTLRQPGYYQRLSEASRRTLAYQGGVMSEAEADAFEQDPLCEVSLRMRQWDELAKEMDVPVIDLQLLKGKALKLLH; the protein is encoded by the coding sequence ATGGCTACAGCCGAACAGATTGTCAGCGACGTCTTCGCCTTGTATCAGCAGCATGGTGATGAAGACTACATCGGCGAACCGGTTTCGCAGCTCGAGCATATGTCCCAGGCGGCGCAGCTGGCATTGGCCGAGGGCTATGACGATGAAGTGGTGCTGGCGGCGTTCTTCCATGACATCGGCCACATCTGTGGCGGCGCCAAAGGCAACATGGGTGGTTATGGTGCGGTCAGCCACGAACGGGTAGGCGCCAACTACCTGCGTCGTTGTGGCTTTAGCGAGCGCTTGGCCAAACTGGTGGAGTATCACGTCGAGGCCAAGCGCTACCTGACCTTGCGTCAGCCAGGTTATTACCAGCGCTTGAGCGAGGCCAGCCGACGCACCCTGGCGTACCAGGGCGGGGTGATGAGCGAGGCCGAGGCCGATGCCTTCGAGCAGGACCCGCTGTGTGAAGTGAGCCTGCGCATGCGTCAGTGGGATGAACTGGCCAAGGAAATGGATGTGCCGGTCATCGATCTGCAGTTGCTCAAGGGCAAGGCCCTAAAGCTCTTGCACTAG